A part of Actinomycetota bacterium genomic DNA contains:
- a CDS encoding ABC transporter substrate-binding protein → MAFVLTACGGGEGLTDDGALPEAGRAESQDLRVAVGQDPFLGGNPPNLNLGLSTNGPNPGIFETLTRLTGQFGLQPGLATRWESPDPETWRFTIREGVTFHNGTPLDAQAVVSSLETVASRQNRPRGLEPGAARATAPDTVEIRLSAGNSRLAEQLANPNMGIVAPGTRAGGGDDPSLIPTGTGPFRFESYNPGDRLVVRANEDYWGEKPQLTSLTFRFGPEEDAGRLLATRQVELVGHVPYDALPRVSGRTDRVVSSQPFRAHYLLLNAGGVEGFATLKEDNVRRAIALAIDRDAVQKAGWPDEGDDSHTLIPELVLADSASRVRPPNQNLDEARRALDQAGWVAGPEGMRVKLGQPLSLTLMLARPAEQAKAAAEVKRQLAEIGIGVEVVDPAPESPFVRVNNSTFDIFMATQAQDDANPCSLCRFFSIRPGGTLSFAGSVGGGAKADDLYDRTYVSPSVDTARRAAADLINVVVAERFTAVPLASVRTVWLASPRVRGFEPAALGGDQRWNSVWLTV, encoded by the coding sequence GTGGCATTTGTACTTACGGCCTGTGGCGGCGGGGAGGGGCTCACCGATGACGGTGCCCTTCCCGAAGCGGGGAGGGCGGAGAGCCAGGACCTGCGGGTGGCCGTGGGCCAGGACCCGTTCCTGGGCGGCAACCCCCCGAACCTCAACCTCGGGCTCTCCACCAACGGGCCCAACCCAGGGATCTTCGAGACGCTCACCCGCCTGACGGGCCAGTTCGGCCTCCAGCCCGGGCTGGCCACCCGCTGGGAGTCGCCCGATCCCGAGACCTGGCGGTTCACGATCCGCGAGGGCGTCACCTTCCACAACGGCACGCCCCTCGACGCCCAGGCGGTGGTGTCCAGCCTGGAGACCGTGGCCAGCCGCCAGAACCGGCCCCGCGGCCTCGAGCCCGGGGCGGCCCGGGCCACGGCCCCCGACACCGTCGAGATCCGGTTGTCGGCGGGCAACTCCCGGCTGGCCGAACAGCTGGCCAACCCCAACATGGGGATCGTCGCCCCCGGGACCCGGGCAGGCGGAGGCGACGACCCGTCACTCATCCCGACCGGTACGGGCCCGTTCCGGTTCGAGAGCTACAACCCGGGCGACCGTCTGGTGGTGCGGGCCAACGAGGATTACTGGGGCGAGAAGCCTCAGCTCACCAGCCTCACCTTCCGCTTCGGCCCCGAGGAGGACGCCGGCCGCCTGTTGGCCACTCGCCAGGTCGAGCTGGTGGGCCACGTACCCTACGACGCCCTCCCCAGAGTCTCCGGGCGGACCGACAGGGTGGTCAGCTCCCAGCCCTTCCGGGCCCATTACCTGCTGCTCAACGCGGGTGGCGTCGAGGGCTTCGCCACCCTCAAGGAGGACAACGTCCGCCGGGCCATCGCCCTGGCCATCGACCGGGACGCCGTGCAGAAGGCGGGCTGGCCCGACGAAGGGGATGACAGCCACACGCTCATCCCCGAGCTCGTGCTGGCGGACTCGGCCAGCCGGGTGCGTCCACCCAACCAGAACCTCGATGAGGCCCGCCGGGCGCTCGACCAGGCTGGCTGGGTGGCGGGCCCCGAAGGGATGAGGGTCAAGTTAGGCCAGCCCTTGTCGCTCACGCTGATGCTGGCCCGCCCGGCCGAGCAGGCGAAGGCGGCTGCCGAGGTCAAGCGCCAGCTGGCTGAGATCGGGATAGGCGTGGAGGTCGTGGACCCGGCGCCCGAGTCCCCCTTCGTCAGGGTCAACAACTCGACCTTCGACATATTCATGGCCACCCAGGCCCAGGACGACGCCAACCCGTGCTCGCTGTGCCGGTTCTTCAGCATCCGGCCCGGGGGCACACTGTCGTTCGCCGGGTCGGTGGGGGGCGGGGCCAAGGCCGACGACCTCTACGACCGCACCTACGTCTCGCCGTCGGTCGACACTGCCCGGCGGGCGGCCGCCGACCTGATCAACGTGGTCGTAGCCGAGCGCTTCACGGCCGTCCCCCTGGCATCGGTCCGTACGGTGTGGCTCGCATCTCCTCGGGTGCGGGGCTTCGAGCCTGCGGCCCTCGGCGGTGACCAGCGGTGGAACAGCGTGTGGCTAACCGTCTGA
- a CDS encoding sialidase family protein codes for MANRLTKLAVAALVLAGALLALAGLRPEPAGVGLSGAGFVNADRPGIDNHNSPAVAADPTRPSVVVLADRIDSPRFSCSLHISTTAGVTWRPLALPLAPEAPNCFWPDVAFDANGRLLVLYTATGGRFNQPLGVWLQPFEGEAASGPAVRVAGGEAFHAHMAVDGRRVAVAYVQAPPENADRPLGFEPGAHPLMVVRSEDGGATWSAPVQVSQAPARPAHPSVLYDREGRLVVGALDYNDDDDNYAGSHEGQGGPPPPATWRVLAWTSGDGGATFGASPAVVADGVEVPQRVVIDLAPGPSFATDPDGGAVYAAWEGGVGDSRGVFLSRSDDGGRSWSSPVEVAPGPGAQFLPALDVAPDGRVDIVFYDRSRDPDDVLAYPVVGSSWDNGATFVTRTASERPFDSRIGQGGQQAVTQLGNQLAVLSRDGSFLAFWADTNRPTTAAAEVHDLAVVTATPRIAGGRSWGLAIPGLAVLVAGAAIGARAVAHRPR; via the coding sequence GTGGCTAACCGTCTGACCAAGCTCGCGGTCGCCGCCCTCGTATTGGCCGGGGCCTTGCTGGCCCTGGCCGGGCTGCGCCCCGAGCCCGCGGGTGTCGGGCTGTCGGGGGCCGGGTTCGTGAACGCCGACCGGCCGGGCATCGACAACCACAACTCCCCGGCGGTGGCCGCCGACCCGACCCGGCCGTCGGTCGTCGTGCTGGCCGACCGCATCGACAGCCCTCGTTTCTCGTGCTCGCTGCACATCTCGACGACCGCCGGGGTCACCTGGCGCCCACTGGCCCTGCCCCTGGCCCCCGAGGCCCCCAACTGCTTCTGGCCGGACGTGGCCTTCGACGCCAATGGGCGACTGCTCGTCCTGTACACGGCCACCGGCGGGCGCTTCAACCAGCCCCTCGGGGTCTGGCTCCAGCCCTTCGAGGGCGAGGCTGCCAGTGGGCCGGCGGTGCGGGTGGCCGGGGGAGAGGCCTTCCACGCCCACATGGCCGTCGACGGCCGGCGGGTAGCGGTGGCGTATGTGCAGGCGCCACCCGAGAACGCCGACCGCCCCCTGGGCTTCGAACCCGGCGCCCATCCCCTGATGGTCGTGCGCTCCGAGGACGGCGGGGCCACTTGGTCGGCCCCCGTCCAGGTCAGCCAGGCCCCGGCCCGGCCTGCCCACCCGTCGGTCCTCTACGACCGAGAGGGGCGCCTGGTGGTGGGTGCCCTCGACTACAACGACGACGACGACAACTACGCGGGCAGCCACGAGGGCCAGGGCGGGCCGCCGCCGCCGGCCACTTGGCGGGTGCTGGCCTGGACGTCGGGCGACGGCGGAGCCACCTTCGGGGCCAGCCCGGCGGTGGTGGCCGACGGGGTCGAGGTGCCCCAGCGGGTCGTCATCGACCTCGCCCCGGGCCCGAGCTTCGCGACCGACCCGGACGGCGGCGCCGTCTACGCGGCCTGGGAAGGGGGGGTGGGCGACAGTCGGGGCGTCTTCTTGTCCCGCTCGGACGACGGCGGCCGGTCGTGGTCCAGCCCCGTCGAAGTCGCGCCCGGACCGGGTGCCCAGTTCCTCCCCGCCCTCGACGTAGCCCCCGACGGCCGGGTCGACATCGTGTTCTACGACCGCAGCCGCGACCCCGACGACGTCCTCGCTTACCCGGTGGTGGGTTCGTCGTGGGACAACGGGGCCACGTTCGTCACCCGGACGGCCTCGGAGCGACCGTTCGACTCCCGCATCGGCCAGGGCGGCCAGCAGGCCGTCACCCAGCTCGGCAACCAACTGGCCGTGCTCTCACGCGACGGCTCGTTCCTGGCCTTCTGGGCCGACACCAACCGGCCCACGACGGCGGCCGCCGAAGTCCACGACCTAGCCGTCGTCACGGCCACCCCCCGCATCGCCGGGGGCCGATCATGGGGACTGGCTATCCCCGGCCTGGCCGTGCTGGTGGCGGGCGCCGCCATCGGCGCCCGGGCCGTGGCCCACCGCCCCCGCTGA
- a CDS encoding AAA family ATPase, translating to MPDEVARMKLAVVGKGGSGKTTTSSVIARTLARGGQAVVALDCDSNPNLGISLGVGDEETERLISMRQALDEGQEEHAPTWDTLIGRYGSDGPDGVRLAVVSRIDNPEPG from the coding sequence GTGCCTGATGAGGTTGCGCGCATGAAGCTGGCAGTGGTCGGCAAGGGCGGTTCGGGCAAGACGACGACTTCGTCGGTCATCGCCCGCACGCTGGCCCGCGGCGGTCAAGCGGTGGTCGCTCTCGACTGCGACTCCAACCCCAACCTGGGTATCTCGCTGGGGGTGGGCGACGAGGAGACCGAGCGGCTGATCTCCATGCGCCAGGCCCTCGACGAAGGCCAGGAGGAGCACGCACCCACCTGGGACACCCTCATCGGCCGCTACGGGTCCGACGGGCCTGACGGGGTGAGGCTGGCCGTGGTGTCCCGCATCGACAACCCCGAACCCGGCTGA
- a CDS encoding exo-alpha-sialidase, translating to MGRRKIFAIVAIVCGLGAVLGAASLLTTETTTTIHQNVLVEGETRIHAINSPTMVRNPRDGSNLVVTYRVDRPYYSALLHYSEDNGRTWAPTELPLPNGTSLCSATTAGRPCPFGPDAAFASDGTLYVIYVNLVGNGNGPENLWIASSTDGGRTLSPPTRIAGGVGEIFQARMAVAPDGTIHITWLQGGETGNLSLLGKNPIVTVRSEDGGHTWTQPVVISDSSRDRVASASPAVDRDGNVTVLYQDYKGDRRDFENLEGPVFEDPWALVVTRSGDGGQTWTPGVEFESGLIPTRRFLVYLPESPGLAVGPRGEIYATWMDGRNGDEDVFIKKSPDGGRTWSAPIRVNDNPLRDGTDQYLPRVAVNEDGRVDVVFYDRRRDTRNILTDVFLGTSTDGGETFTNRRLTSEAFDSGIGPSVSLLHGVDFGTKLGIDSSGNTVVAAWTDTRQGSKADDRQDIGTVRVTLADETPFLGSWPVILGLFVIGAAALATALRQGARPEPASEPKETAKT from the coding sequence GTGGGCCGTCGCAAGATCTTTGCCATCGTGGCCATCGTTTGCGGCCTGGGTGCGGTGCTGGGCGCGGCCTCGTTGCTGACCACGGAAACCACCACCACCATCCACCAGAACGTGCTGGTCGAGGGTGAGACCCGCATCCATGCCATCAACTCGCCGACGATGGTGCGTAACCCCCGGGACGGGTCCAACCTGGTCGTGACCTACCGGGTCGACCGGCCCTACTACTCGGCCCTGCTCCACTACAGCGAGGACAACGGCCGCACGTGGGCACCCACAGAGCTGCCCTTGCCCAACGGCACCAGCCTGTGCTCGGCCACGACGGCCGGCAGGCCGTGCCCGTTCGGGCCCGACGCCGCCTTCGCCAGCGACGGCACTCTGTATGTGATCTACGTCAACCTCGTCGGCAACGGCAACGGCCCCGAGAACCTGTGGATCGCGTCCTCGACCGACGGTGGGCGCACGCTCTCACCGCCTACCCGCATCGCCGGCGGCGTGGGTGAGATCTTCCAGGCCCGCATGGCCGTCGCCCCCGACGGCACCATCCACATCACGTGGCTCCAGGGAGGCGAGACGGGCAACCTGAGCCTGCTCGGCAAGAACCCCATCGTCACCGTCCGCTCCGAGGACGGCGGCCACACGTGGACCCAGCCGGTGGTGATCAGCGACTCCAGCCGCGACCGGGTCGCCTCGGCCAGCCCGGCGGTCGACCGCGACGGCAACGTCACCGTGCTCTACCAGGACTACAAGGGCGACCGCCGCGATTTCGAGAACCTCGAGGGCCCGGTGTTCGAGGACCCGTGGGCGCTGGTGGTCACCCGCTCGGGCGACGGCGGCCAGACGTGGACACCGGGCGTCGAGTTCGAATCGGGGCTGATCCCGACCAGGCGGTTCCTGGTCTACCTGCCCGAGTCCCCGGGCCTGGCCGTCGGGCCCCGGGGCGAGATCTACGCCACGTGGATGGACGGGCGCAACGGCGACGAGGACGTGTTCATCAAGAAGTCGCCCGACGGCGGCCGTACGTGGTCGGCACCCATCAGGGTCAACGACAACCCCCTGCGGGACGGCACCGACCAGTACCTGCCCCGGGTGGCCGTCAACGAGGACGGCCGGGTCGACGTGGTCTTCTACGACCGCCGGCGCGATACCCGCAACATCCTGACCGACGTCTTCCTGGGCACCTCGACCGACGGCGGGGAGACGTTCACCAACCGGCGGCTGACCTCCGAGGCCTTCGACTCGGGCATCGGTCCCTCGGTCAGCCTGCTCCACGGGGTCGACTTCGGCACCAAGCTGGGGATCGACAGCTCGGGCAACACCGTCGTGGCGGCCTGGACCGACACCCGCCAGGGCAGCAAGGCCGACGACCGCCAGGACATCGGCACAGTCCGGGTCACCCTGGCCGACGAGACCCCGTTCCTGGGCTCGTGGCCGGTGATCCTGGGGTTGTTCGTGATCGGGGCCGCGGCCCTGGCCACCGCCCTGCGCCAGGGGGCCCGGCCCGAGCCGGCCAGCGAACCGAAGGAGACGGCAAAGACATGA
- a CDS encoding RDD family protein yields MSQYDAPPPTASGPSGPRASFGIRFVAVLIDGVILGLVGAILQGILGQNAGGALSLLAGLAYWGYLEGSPSGQTVGKKVMNIRVIDFTTGAPLGVGKALLRYVGRIISTIPCLLGYFWSLWDSENQTWHDKIAGTVVVPTSAYPVAAWPG; encoded by the coding sequence ATGTCTCAGTACGACGCACCCCCTCCCACCGCCAGCGGGCCCAGCGGGCCACGGGCCAGCTTCGGCATACGGTTCGTAGCCGTCCTCATCGACGGGGTGATCCTCGGCCTCGTGGGCGCCATCCTCCAGGGGATACTCGGCCAGAACGCGGGCGGCGCCCTCAGCCTGCTGGCGGGCCTGGCGTACTGGGGTTACCTCGAAGGCAGCCCTTCGGGCCAGACCGTGGGCAAGAAGGTGATGAACATCAGGGTCATCGACTTCACCACCGGCGCGCCTCTGGGAGTCGGTAAGGCCCTGCTCCGCTACGTCGGCCGCATCATCTCCACGATCCCGTGCCTGCTCGGGTACTTCTGGTCCCTGTGGGACAGTGAGAACCAGACCTGGCACGACAAGATCGCAGGCACAGTCGTGGTCCCCACGTCGGCCTACCCGGTCGCCGCCTGGCCTGGCTGA
- a CDS encoding DUF2752 domain-containing protein, translating into MRKAGSPRVSSGGQCELRLGDLRAGAGVMLAAAAARPLLPGVPGFPCPLRSLTGAPCPLCGMTTSVTAAVDFRWADSLVAAPAGLVVTALAVAVLLTGRPRVVRSPTWAVVAVLGLMWTYQLWRSPFI; encoded by the coding sequence GTGCGGAAAGCGGGTTCACCCCGGGTTTCCTCCGGGGGCCAGTGCGAGCTTCGCCTGGGTGACTTGAGGGCTGGGGCGGGCGTGATGTTGGCGGCTGCGGCCGCCCGTCCCCTCCTGCCGGGCGTGCCCGGGTTCCCCTGCCCTCTCCGTTCGCTGACCGGTGCCCCCTGCCCTCTGTGCGGGATGACCACGAGCGTGACGGCGGCCGTCGACTTCCGGTGGGCCGACTCGCTGGTCGCGGCCCCCGCCGGGCTCGTGGTGACCGCCCTGGCGGTCGCCGTCCTGCTCACCGGGCGGCCCCGGGTGGTGAGGTCCCCCACGTGGGCCGTGGTGGCCGTGCTCGGCCTGATGTGGACCTACCAGTTGTGGCGTTCCCCGTTCATCTGA
- a CDS encoding RDD family protein, whose translation MSYEDSYSIATPEGLEVQLSLAGVGSRFIAAVIDQAVKWSVVGAMGAGLALVATDGGDGGDGGELAFAGFLIVLFVVQFGYDVAFEVLASGRTPGKRWTGLRVVRTDGSPVGLLTSAVRNLLRLVDFLPFAYAVGTVAVLASSRNQRLGDLAAGTVVVRERRGGRRPPPTPPPSPPRSGSDGPQPDLWRWDVSAITAEEVATVRRFLERRGGLTAEARSRLAVELAGRLRPKVVGPADGLDAEGFLEALESAKRHRA comes from the coding sequence GTGTCGTACGAGGACAGCTACTCGATCGCCACCCCCGAAGGGCTGGAGGTCCAGCTGAGCTTGGCGGGCGTGGGCTCGCGGTTCATAGCGGCCGTGATCGACCAGGCGGTCAAGTGGTCGGTGGTCGGGGCCATGGGCGCCGGTCTCGCCTTGGTGGCAACGGACGGGGGGGACGGGGGTGACGGGGGTGAGTTGGCGTTCGCCGGGTTCCTGATCGTGCTGTTCGTCGTCCAGTTCGGCTATGACGTGGCCTTCGAGGTACTGGCCTCGGGTCGCACCCCGGGCAAGCGCTGGACGGGCCTGCGGGTGGTACGGACCGACGGGAGCCCTGTCGGGTTGCTGACGTCCGCGGTGCGCAACCTGCTGCGCCTCGTCGACTTCCTGCCGTTCGCCTACGCCGTCGGGACGGTGGCTGTGCTGGCCAGCTCCCGCAACCAGCGCCTGGGGGACCTTGCCGCGGGGACCGTCGTGGTCAGAGAGCGGCGGGGCGGCCGGCGGCCGCCACCCACGCCGCCGCCGTCGCCGCCGCGGTCGGGGTCGGACGGGCCGCAGCCGGACCTGTGGCGGTGGGACGTCTCGGCGATCACGGCCGAGGAAGTGGCAACCGTACGTCGCTTCCTGGAAAGGCGCGGGGGCCTCACCGCCGAGGCCCGGTCCCGCCTGGCCGTCGAGCTGGCGGGGCGGTTGCGGCCCAAGGTCGTCGGCCCGGCCGACGGCCTGGACGCCGAGGGGTTCCTCGAGGCCCTCGAATCGGCCAAGCGCCATCGGGCGTGA
- a CDS encoding stage II sporulation protein M, producing the protein MERLLAQRQEAWRELGELVTAARGRAERLGPDGVRRLGALYRSAAADLALFRQRWPHDPAAVRLEDLVGRARHLVYAGTARREPLRRFLTDGYWRRVAERPGLLAVAAALLCAPMALGGAWVATDPAAAAGLVPGGLAGPSGGPADLGFTAAESAAFSTQIFVNNIRVAFLALAGGMTAGVLTAFVLLFNGTLLGVVAGLSVEAGDGARFVQLVVPHGLLELSLIVAAGAAGLRMGMAVVAPGMRTRGQALVAEARPAAELALGTALWLVLAGLVEGFVTPAGIGVGPALVLGTSLAAAFWALVWWRGTRCVRDVPGT; encoded by the coding sequence GTGGAGCGGTTGCTCGCCCAGCGCCAAGAGGCGTGGCGGGAGCTGGGCGAACTTGTGACGGCGGCCAGGGGGCGGGCCGAGCGGCTTGGTCCCGACGGTGTTCGCCGCCTCGGTGCTCTCTACCGGTCGGCGGCCGCCGACCTGGCCCTGTTCCGCCAGCGCTGGCCCCACGACCCCGCCGCCGTCCGGCTCGAAGACCTGGTCGGCCGCGCCCGCCACCTCGTCTACGCCGGGACGGCCCGGCGCGAGCCGCTGCGCCGGTTCCTCACCGACGGCTACTGGCGGCGGGTGGCGGAGCGGCCGGGTCTCCTGGCCGTGGCCGCCGCCCTCCTCTGCGCCCCGATGGCCCTGGGCGGAGCGTGGGTCGCCACCGACCCGGCAGCCGCCGCCGGCCTGGTGCCGGGGGGGTTGGCCGGGCCGAGCGGCGGTCCCGCCGACCTCGGGTTCACGGCCGCCGAGAGCGCCGCGTTCTCGACCCAGATATTCGTCAACAACATCCGGGTGGCGTTCCTGGCCCTGGCCGGGGGCATGACCGCCGGTGTGCTCACCGCTTTCGTCCTGCTGTTCAACGGGACGCTTCTCGGGGTGGTGGCCGGGCTCTCGGTCGAGGCCGGGGACGGGGCCAGGTTCGTGCAGCTGGTCGTGCCCCATGGCCTGCTGGAGCTGTCGCTGATCGTGGCCGCCGGGGCGGCCGGCCTGCGGATGGGAATGGCGGTGGTCGCCCCCGGGATGCGCACCCGAGGCCAGGCGCTGGTGGCCGAGGCCCGGCCCGCGGCCGAGCTCGCGCTCGGGACGGCTCTGTGGCTCGTCCTCGCCGGTCTGGTCGAGGGGTTCGTCACGCCCGCCGGCATCGGGGTGGGGCCGGCGCTGGTGTTGGGGACCTCGCTGGCCGCTGCCTTCTGGGCCTTGGTGTGGTGGCGGGGCACCCGGTGCGTCAGAGACGTGCCCGGGACTTGA
- a CDS encoding DUF58 domain-containing protein, which yields MSPTRRVVVVLVGLAVAALVVPPGLVAVAVVALVSATAVDASVARRRPAIAVDVPAVLARGVPAPLAVTASAPPGTAVTLEVRQPLTPDLAVAPALGIGRIEGTVTGLRRGRHRLPGPAARATGPLGLGRWDHRHPAATEVAVYPDLPAARKLAISVRQGRFADQGRLTRGPLGLGTDFESVREYSPDDDIRQVNWRATARLARPMSNQYRVDQDRDVVCVVDTGRLMAAPLPGGATRLDAALDAVAAVAMVADEVGDRCGTLAFGADVRRRTSPRRRGGRAVVDVLFDLEPEPVESDYDLAFRRVGGGKRALVIVFTDLLDEGAARPLVEAVPVLARRHAVVVASASDPDLADMVAGPMSTPLDAYAASVAAEVLEARTRVAHQLARAGAQVVEAAPARLGAACVSTYLTLKSRARL from the coding sequence GTGAGCCCCACCCGGCGGGTGGTGGTCGTATTGGTGGGTCTGGCCGTGGCCGCCCTCGTCGTGCCGCCGGGGCTGGTGGCTGTCGCCGTCGTGGCCCTGGTCAGCGCCACCGCGGTGGACGCCTCGGTGGCCCGGCGCCGACCGGCCATCGCCGTGGACGTGCCGGCCGTGCTGGCCCGGGGCGTGCCCGCGCCTTTGGCGGTGACTGCGTCCGCTCCCCCGGGGACGGCCGTCACCCTCGAGGTGCGCCAACCCCTGACTCCCGACCTGGCGGTGGCCCCGGCCCTGGGCATCGGCCGCATCGAGGGCACCGTGACGGGCCTGCGCCGCGGCCGTCACCGCCTCCCGGGCCCGGCCGCCCGGGCCACAGGCCCGCTCGGGCTGGGGCGGTGGGACCACCGCCACCCGGCAGCCACCGAGGTCGCGGTCTACCCCGACCTGCCGGCCGCCCGGAAGCTGGCCATCTCTGTGCGCCAGGGACGCTTCGCCGACCAGGGCCGGCTGACCCGCGGCCCGCTCGGGCTGGGGACCGACTTCGAGTCGGTCCGGGAATACTCCCCCGACGACGACATCCGCCAGGTCAACTGGCGGGCCACGGCTCGGCTGGCCCGGCCCATGAGCAACCAGTACCGCGTCGACCAGGACCGCGACGTGGTCTGTGTGGTCGACACCGGCAGGCTGATGGCCGCACCCCTGCCCGGGGGTGCCACCCGCCTCGACGCCGCCCTGGACGCGGTGGCGGCCGTCGCCATGGTGGCCGACGAGGTGGGCGACCGGTGCGGGACGCTGGCCTTCGGAGCCGACGTGCGGCGCCGGACCTCTCCCCGGCGGCGGGGAGGGCGGGCGGTGGTGGACGTCCTGTTCGACCTCGAGCCCGAACCCGTCGAGAGCGACTACGACCTGGCGTTCCGCCGGGTGGGCGGCGGTAAACGGGCACTGGTGATCGTGTTCACCGACCTGCTCGACGAGGGGGCCGCCCGGCCCCTGGTCGAAGCCGTCCCGGTCCTGGCCCGCCGCCACGCCGTGGTGGTGGCCAGCGCGTCCGACCCCGACCTGGCCGACATGGTGGCGGGCCCGATGAGTACGCCCCTCGACGCCTACGCGGCCTCGGTGGCCGCCGAGGTGCTCGAGGCCCGCACCCGGGTGGCGCACCAGCTGGCCCGGGCCGGCGCCCAGGTCGTGGAGGCGGCCCCGGCGCGGCTCGGGGCGGCGTGCGTATCGACCTACCTCACGCTCAAGTCCCGGGCACGTCTCTGA
- a CDS encoding MoxR family ATPase — protein MNDEGNQPDRGGGELQGLLAAVRAEVSKVVVGQHEALEVMLAAMAVEGHVLLEGVPGVAKTLLANAVSRALGLEFRRLQFTPDMLPSDITGTMTLRGGELVFRPGPVFTNVLLADEVNRTPPKTQAALLEAMQERQVSVEGSARPLPSPFLVVATQNPIEYEGTYPLPEAQLDRFLVKVDVGYPDEASEVAMLGLARRGVSPATLDDVRAVAGPAELAAARAEAGSTIVSEEVAAYVAALVRRTRSLPSVALGASPRAAVHLLAASQAAARLAGRAFVTPDDVVRMARPVLRHRLLLRPEAELERYRPDDAVASAVASVPVPK, from the coding sequence GTGAACGACGAGGGCAACCAGCCGGACCGGGGTGGCGGCGAACTGCAGGGCCTGCTGGCCGCGGTCAGGGCCGAGGTCTCCAAGGTGGTGGTGGGCCAGCACGAGGCCCTGGAGGTGATGCTGGCGGCCATGGCCGTCGAAGGCCATGTGCTGCTCGAAGGGGTCCCGGGGGTGGCCAAGACCCTGCTGGCCAACGCCGTGTCCCGTGCCCTCGGGCTGGAGTTCCGGAGGCTCCAGTTCACCCCCGACATGCTGCCGTCGGACATCACCGGCACGATGACCCTGCGGGGCGGCGAACTGGTCTTCCGGCCCGGCCCGGTGTTCACCAACGTCCTGCTGGCCGACGAGGTCAACCGCACCCCGCCCAAGACCCAGGCCGCCCTGTTGGAAGCCATGCAGGAGCGCCAGGTGAGCGTCGAGGGCAGCGCCCGGCCCCTTCCCAGCCCGTTCCTCGTCGTCGCCACCCAGAACCCCATCGAGTACGAGGGCACCTACCCGCTCCCCGAGGCTCAGCTCGACCGGTTCCTGGTCAAGGTCGACGTCGGCTACCCGGACGAGGCGTCCGAGGTGGCCATGCTGGGCCTGGCCCGCCGGGGGGTCTCCCCCGCCACCCTCGACGACGTGCGGGCGGTGGCCGGGCCCGCAGAGTTGGCGGCCGCCCGGGCCGAGGCGGGCTCGACGATCGTCAGCGAGGAGGTGGCGGCCTATGTGGCCGCCCTGGTCCGGCGCACCCGCAGCCTGCCCAGCGTCGCCCTGGGGGCCAGCCCACGGGCCGCCGTCCACCTGCTGGCCGCGTCGCAGGCCGCCGCCCGGCTGGCGGGCCGGGCGTTCGTGACGCCCGACGACGTCGTGCGTATGGCCCGCCCGGTCCTGCGCCACCGCCTCCTGCTGCGGCCCGAGGCCGAGCTCGAGCGCTACCGGCCCGACGACGCGGTGGCGTCGGCGGTGGCCTCGGTACCGGTCCCCAAGTGA